The Benincasa hispida cultivar B227 chromosome 9, ASM972705v1, whole genome shotgun sequence genome has a segment encoding these proteins:
- the LOC120086879 gene encoding tRNA (cytosine(72)-C(5))-methyltransferase NSUN6 isoform X1, whose protein sequence is MKKARDCLLKTFRRTFFTLQNPRPQVSLSLPLSSLFVFHSVAYLGRKMAQQMEDLPERYSYNPVLRWNPQVEEYFVKAYGAEHFALISKALTRPSCYSCIRVNTLKSTTDTVIEKLSTIVKEMGHSNSENKTLVGGDVNVNGIELMQSGSQRASMKIEDEKNSITEKFQHPSISRCQVPGLDYVVFVRGSGPHTIDYGYANGRPPKEVIVSRKCAEAVLRGAQVYVPGVMACSAHVEKGDAVAVSVAVEQPGLDGGWSLGITRGTVVQGLLTDPYHSERNGLYIGQGTTAMSRAGIFRVSEGIAVDMNNRVFKLPSFYDVLEGEIFLQNLPSIVTAHALDPQKGERILDMCAAPGGKTTAIAILMKDEGEVIAADRSHNKVMDIKKLAAEMGLSCIVTYKLDALKSVNRNTDSCKGTASVCIDANEGVVNSNSMKLDNVKPSSITEVSEVDETKMQNAKGKKNGRRLRNGPGRNQCMGGRAENSKGFAPNSFDRVLLDAPCSALGLRPRLFAGEETITSLKNHAKYQRRMFDQAVQLVRPGGVIVYSTCTINPGENEALVRYALDTYKFLTLAPQHPRIGGPGLVGHFEFADHSVEEWLRPGEEHLVQRFDPSSPLDTIGFFIAKFSVGSKDSEQEDHLANAL, encoded by the exons atgaagaaagcGAGGGATTGTCTTCTCAAAACCTTTCGCAGGACCTTCTTCACTCTCCAAAACCCTAGACCCCAGGTTTCTCTCTCCCTCCCTCTCTCCTCTCTGTTTGTGTTTCATTCCGTGGCTTATCTTGGAAGAAAAATGGCGCAACAGATGGAAGATCTGCCAGAAAGATACAGTTACAATCCTGTTTTGAGATGGAATCCTCAAGTGGAGGAGTATTTCGTGAAGGCTTACGGAGCGGAGCATTTCGCCCTCATTTCTAAAGCTCTCAC GCGCCCATCTTGTTACTCATGTATACGTGTAAATACACTCAAGTCCACAACTGATACTGTTATCGAGAAGTTATCAACTATTGTTAAAGAAATGGGACATTCGAATTCTGAAAACAAAACATTAGTGGGTGGTGATGTTAATGTCAATGGTATTGAACTTATGCAAAGTGGCAGTCAGAGGGCCTCAATGAAGATTGAAGATGAGAAAAACTCAATCACTGAAAAGTTTCAACATCCGTCCATCTCAAGGTGTCAGGTACCTgggttagactatgttgtatttgtAAGGGGTTCAGGGCCACACACAATTGATTATGGTTATGCAAATGGCAGACCTCCAAAAGAAGTGATTGTGAGTCGAAAATGTGCCGAGGCAGTTCTTCGTGGAGCTCAG GTTTATGTTCCCGGTGTTATGGCTTGCAGTGCTCATGTTGAGAAAGGGGATGCAGTTGCTGTGTCAGTTGCTGTGGAGCAGCCCGGGCTTGATGGTGGATGGAGTCTTGGCATTACTCGAGGGACTGTTGTGCAGGGCTTACTGACTG ATCCTTATCACTCTGAAAGAAATGGATTATATATTGGTCAAGGAACAACAGCAATGTCAAGGGCTGGGATTTTTCGTGTTTCAGAAGGAATTGCTGTGGACATGAATAATAGAGTATTTAAACTGCCATCCTTTTATG ATGTGCTCGAGGGAGAAATCTTTCTTCAAAACCTGCCGAGCATTGTCACTGCTCATGCTTTAG ATCCACAAAAAGGTGAACGTATATTGGACATGTGTGCGGCACCTGGGGGGAAAACAACTGCAATTGCAATCCTTATGAAGGATGAAGGGGAGGTCATTGCTGCTGATAGGTCTCACAATAAG GTGATGGATATTAAAAAATTGGCTGCTGAAATGGGGTTGAGCTGTATAGTAACCTATAAGCTTGATGCTCTTAAATCTGTTAATCGAAACACTGATTCCTGCAAGGGCACTGCTTCAGTTTGCATTGATGCCAATGAGGGTGTTGTGAACTCCAATTCAATGAAACTCGACAATGTAAAACCATCCTCAATTACTGAAGTATCGGAAGTTGATGAGACTAAAATGCAGAATG CCAAAGGAAAGAAGAATGGTAGGAGACTGCGGAATGGTCCAGGAAGAAATCAATGCATGGGTGGTAGAGCTGAAAACTCAAAAGGTTTTGCCCCCAACAGCTTTGACAGAGTCCTTCTTGACGCTCCTTGTTCGGCCCTCGGTTTAAGACCTCGACTATTTGCTGGGGAG GAAACAATTACATCGTTGAAGAACCACGCAAAGTATCAGAGGCGCATGTTTGATCAGGCTGTCCAATTAGTTCGTCCAGGCGGAGTAATTGTATATTCAAC CTGTACGATAAACCCTGGTGAGAATGAAGCTTTGGTTCGTTATGCTTTGGATACGTATAAGTTCTTGACCTTGGCCCCGCAG CATCCAAGAATTGGGGGACCTGGCCTTGTTGGTCATTTTGAGTTTGCTGATCATTCTGTGGA
- the LOC120086879 gene encoding tRNA (cytosine(72)-C(5))-methyltransferase NSUN6 isoform X2, whose protein sequence is MKKARDCLLKTFRRTFFTLQNPRPQMEDLPERYSYNPVLRWNPQVEEYFVKAYGAEHFALISKALTRPSCYSCIRVNTLKSTTDTVIEKLSTIVKEMGHSNSENKTLVGGDVNVNGIELMQSGSQRASMKIEDEKNSITEKFQHPSISRCQVPGLDYVVFVRGSGPHTIDYGYANGRPPKEVIVSRKCAEAVLRGAQVYVPGVMACSAHVEKGDAVAVSVAVEQPGLDGGWSLGITRGTVVQGLLTDPYHSERNGLYIGQGTTAMSRAGIFRVSEGIAVDMNNRVFKLPSFYDVLEGEIFLQNLPSIVTAHALDPQKGERILDMCAAPGGKTTAIAILMKDEGEVIAADRSHNKVMDIKKLAAEMGLSCIVTYKLDALKSVNRNTDSCKGTASVCIDANEGVVNSNSMKLDNVKPSSITEVSEVDETKMQNAKGKKNGRRLRNGPGRNQCMGGRAENSKGFAPNSFDRVLLDAPCSALGLRPRLFAGEETITSLKNHAKYQRRMFDQAVQLVRPGGVIVYSTCTINPGENEALVRYALDTYKFLTLAPQHPRIGGPGLVGHFEFADHSVEEWLRPGEEHLVQRFDPSSPLDTIGFFIAKFSVGSKDSEQEDHLANAL, encoded by the exons atgaagaaagcGAGGGATTGTCTTCTCAAAACCTTTCGCAGGACCTTCTTCACTCTCCAAAACCCTAGACCCCAG ATGGAAGATCTGCCAGAAAGATACAGTTACAATCCTGTTTTGAGATGGAATCCTCAAGTGGAGGAGTATTTCGTGAAGGCTTACGGAGCGGAGCATTTCGCCCTCATTTCTAAAGCTCTCAC GCGCCCATCTTGTTACTCATGTATACGTGTAAATACACTCAAGTCCACAACTGATACTGTTATCGAGAAGTTATCAACTATTGTTAAAGAAATGGGACATTCGAATTCTGAAAACAAAACATTAGTGGGTGGTGATGTTAATGTCAATGGTATTGAACTTATGCAAAGTGGCAGTCAGAGGGCCTCAATGAAGATTGAAGATGAGAAAAACTCAATCACTGAAAAGTTTCAACATCCGTCCATCTCAAGGTGTCAGGTACCTgggttagactatgttgtatttgtAAGGGGTTCAGGGCCACACACAATTGATTATGGTTATGCAAATGGCAGACCTCCAAAAGAAGTGATTGTGAGTCGAAAATGTGCCGAGGCAGTTCTTCGTGGAGCTCAG GTTTATGTTCCCGGTGTTATGGCTTGCAGTGCTCATGTTGAGAAAGGGGATGCAGTTGCTGTGTCAGTTGCTGTGGAGCAGCCCGGGCTTGATGGTGGATGGAGTCTTGGCATTACTCGAGGGACTGTTGTGCAGGGCTTACTGACTG ATCCTTATCACTCTGAAAGAAATGGATTATATATTGGTCAAGGAACAACAGCAATGTCAAGGGCTGGGATTTTTCGTGTTTCAGAAGGAATTGCTGTGGACATGAATAATAGAGTATTTAAACTGCCATCCTTTTATG ATGTGCTCGAGGGAGAAATCTTTCTTCAAAACCTGCCGAGCATTGTCACTGCTCATGCTTTAG ATCCACAAAAAGGTGAACGTATATTGGACATGTGTGCGGCACCTGGGGGGAAAACAACTGCAATTGCAATCCTTATGAAGGATGAAGGGGAGGTCATTGCTGCTGATAGGTCTCACAATAAG GTGATGGATATTAAAAAATTGGCTGCTGAAATGGGGTTGAGCTGTATAGTAACCTATAAGCTTGATGCTCTTAAATCTGTTAATCGAAACACTGATTCCTGCAAGGGCACTGCTTCAGTTTGCATTGATGCCAATGAGGGTGTTGTGAACTCCAATTCAATGAAACTCGACAATGTAAAACCATCCTCAATTACTGAAGTATCGGAAGTTGATGAGACTAAAATGCAGAATG CCAAAGGAAAGAAGAATGGTAGGAGACTGCGGAATGGTCCAGGAAGAAATCAATGCATGGGTGGTAGAGCTGAAAACTCAAAAGGTTTTGCCCCCAACAGCTTTGACAGAGTCCTTCTTGACGCTCCTTGTTCGGCCCTCGGTTTAAGACCTCGACTATTTGCTGGGGAG GAAACAATTACATCGTTGAAGAACCACGCAAAGTATCAGAGGCGCATGTTTGATCAGGCTGTCCAATTAGTTCGTCCAGGCGGAGTAATTGTATATTCAAC CTGTACGATAAACCCTGGTGAGAATGAAGCTTTGGTTCGTTATGCTTTGGATACGTATAAGTTCTTGACCTTGGCCCCGCAG CATCCAAGAATTGGGGGACCTGGCCTTGTTGGTCATTTTGAGTTTGCTGATCATTCTGTGGA
- the LOC120086879 gene encoding tRNA (cytosine(72)-C(5))-methyltransferase NSUN6 isoform X3 yields the protein MRPSCYSCIRVNTLKSTTDTVIEKLSTIVKEMGHSNSENKTLVGGDVNVNGIELMQSGSQRASMKIEDEKNSITEKFQHPSISRCQVPGLDYVVFVRGSGPHTIDYGYANGRPPKEVIVSRKCAEAVLRGAQVYVPGVMACSAHVEKGDAVAVSVAVEQPGLDGGWSLGITRGTVVQGLLTDPYHSERNGLYIGQGTTAMSRAGIFRVSEGIAVDMNNRVFKLPSFYDVLEGEIFLQNLPSIVTAHALDPQKGERILDMCAAPGGKTTAIAILMKDEGEVIAADRSHNKVMDIKKLAAEMGLSCIVTYKLDALKSVNRNTDSCKGTASVCIDANEGVVNSNSMKLDNVKPSSITEVSEVDETKMQNAKGKKNGRRLRNGPGRNQCMGGRAENSKGFAPNSFDRVLLDAPCSALGLRPRLFAGEETITSLKNHAKYQRRMFDQAVQLVRPGGVIVYSTCTINPGENEALVRYALDTYKFLTLAPQHPRIGGPGLVGHFEFADHSVEEWLRPGEEHLVQRFDPSSPLDTIGFFIAKFSVGSKDSEQEDHLANAL from the exons AT GCGCCCATCTTGTTACTCATGTATACGTGTAAATACACTCAAGTCCACAACTGATACTGTTATCGAGAAGTTATCAACTATTGTTAAAGAAATGGGACATTCGAATTCTGAAAACAAAACATTAGTGGGTGGTGATGTTAATGTCAATGGTATTGAACTTATGCAAAGTGGCAGTCAGAGGGCCTCAATGAAGATTGAAGATGAGAAAAACTCAATCACTGAAAAGTTTCAACATCCGTCCATCTCAAGGTGTCAGGTACCTgggttagactatgttgtatttgtAAGGGGTTCAGGGCCACACACAATTGATTATGGTTATGCAAATGGCAGACCTCCAAAAGAAGTGATTGTGAGTCGAAAATGTGCCGAGGCAGTTCTTCGTGGAGCTCAG GTTTATGTTCCCGGTGTTATGGCTTGCAGTGCTCATGTTGAGAAAGGGGATGCAGTTGCTGTGTCAGTTGCTGTGGAGCAGCCCGGGCTTGATGGTGGATGGAGTCTTGGCATTACTCGAGGGACTGTTGTGCAGGGCTTACTGACTG ATCCTTATCACTCTGAAAGAAATGGATTATATATTGGTCAAGGAACAACAGCAATGTCAAGGGCTGGGATTTTTCGTGTTTCAGAAGGAATTGCTGTGGACATGAATAATAGAGTATTTAAACTGCCATCCTTTTATG ATGTGCTCGAGGGAGAAATCTTTCTTCAAAACCTGCCGAGCATTGTCACTGCTCATGCTTTAG ATCCACAAAAAGGTGAACGTATATTGGACATGTGTGCGGCACCTGGGGGGAAAACAACTGCAATTGCAATCCTTATGAAGGATGAAGGGGAGGTCATTGCTGCTGATAGGTCTCACAATAAG GTGATGGATATTAAAAAATTGGCTGCTGAAATGGGGTTGAGCTGTATAGTAACCTATAAGCTTGATGCTCTTAAATCTGTTAATCGAAACACTGATTCCTGCAAGGGCACTGCTTCAGTTTGCATTGATGCCAATGAGGGTGTTGTGAACTCCAATTCAATGAAACTCGACAATGTAAAACCATCCTCAATTACTGAAGTATCGGAAGTTGATGAGACTAAAATGCAGAATG CCAAAGGAAAGAAGAATGGTAGGAGACTGCGGAATGGTCCAGGAAGAAATCAATGCATGGGTGGTAGAGCTGAAAACTCAAAAGGTTTTGCCCCCAACAGCTTTGACAGAGTCCTTCTTGACGCTCCTTGTTCGGCCCTCGGTTTAAGACCTCGACTATTTGCTGGGGAG GAAACAATTACATCGTTGAAGAACCACGCAAAGTATCAGAGGCGCATGTTTGATCAGGCTGTCCAATTAGTTCGTCCAGGCGGAGTAATTGTATATTCAAC CTGTACGATAAACCCTGGTGAGAATGAAGCTTTGGTTCGTTATGCTTTGGATACGTATAAGTTCTTGACCTTGGCCCCGCAG CATCCAAGAATTGGGGGACCTGGCCTTGTTGGTCATTTTGAGTTTGCTGATCATTCTGTGGA